One window of Hylemonella gracilis genomic DNA carries:
- a CDS encoding AbrB family transcriptional regulator has translation MKYLVRLGPWAALLALSALLVAPLELARLPAGFLLGPMLAGILIRNLSLGPRAAAASEAPRPQSPRGPQIPLLGVNLAQAVVGLLIARTVTPEIIRTVLDHWPLFLGFTLSTLLFSALLGWWFTRLRLVPGTTAIWGLLPGGAGAVVLMAGEYGADARIVAFMQYLRVLVVTVLASLIAGWSAHPSSSPVVANDWFPPLATPGFMQTAALIVAAIAIGRFSRIANGTMLVAMVAGAMLHDTGLMHIELPPWLLATSFTALGWSIGLRFTREVLGSARRVLPATVLCIVVLIAACGLLGWLMAHLLGTDPLTAYLATSPGGADSVAVIAASSPVNAPLVMAFQTARLFAVIAVGPAMSRYIATRLAPVRPPLPSN, from the coding sequence ATGAAATACCTGGTGCGCCTGGGCCCCTGGGCCGCGTTGCTGGCCCTGTCTGCCCTGCTCGTGGCCCCGCTGGAGCTGGCCAGGCTGCCCGCGGGTTTTCTGCTGGGTCCCATGCTCGCCGGAATCCTGATCCGGAACCTGAGCCTGGGCCCACGTGCCGCAGCTGCGTCAGAGGCACCCCGCCCGCAGTCGCCACGCGGCCCCCAGATCCCCCTGCTGGGCGTGAACCTGGCACAGGCCGTCGTCGGCCTCTTGATCGCGCGCACCGTCACGCCCGAGATCATCCGCACGGTGCTGGACCACTGGCCTCTGTTCCTCGGCTTCACGCTGTCCACGCTGCTGTTTTCGGCGCTGCTGGGCTGGTGGTTCACCCGGCTGCGCCTGGTGCCAGGCACCACGGCGATCTGGGGCTTGTTGCCCGGCGGCGCGGGGGCCGTGGTGCTGATGGCCGGCGAGTACGGTGCCGACGCCCGCATCGTCGCCTTCATGCAGTACTTGCGCGTGCTGGTCGTCACGGTACTGGCTTCGCTGATCGCCGGGTGGTCCGCGCACCCGTCCTCCTCGCCGGTCGTGGCCAATGATTGGTTTCCACCGCTTGCGACGCCAGGCTTCATGCAGACCGCGGCCTTGATCGTCGCGGCCATCGCCATCGGCCGGTTCTCACGCATCGCCAACGGCACGATGCTCGTGGCCATGGTCGCGGGTGCCATGCTCCACGACACGGGCCTGATGCACATCGAACTGCCCCCCTGGCTGCTGGCGACAAGTTTCACCGCGCTGGGCTGGAGCATCGGCCTGCGTTTCACGCGCGAGGTGCTGGGCAGCGCCCGGCGGGTATTGCCCGCAACGGTGTTGTGCATCGTGGTCCTGATCGCGGCCTGCGGCCTGCTGGGCTGGCTGATGGCCCACCTGCTCGGCACCGACCCGCTCACGGCTTACCTCGCGACCAGCCCGGGCGGCGCGGACTCGGTGGCCGTCATCGCGGCCTCATCCCCGGTGAACGCGCCCCTGGTCATGGCCTTCCAGACCGCGCGCCTGTTCGCCGTGATCGCAGTCGGGCCGGCGATGTCGCGCTACATTGCGACCCGTTTGGCGCCGGTTCGTCCCCCCCTCCCTTCCAATTGA
- the rsxB gene encoding electron transport complex subunit RsxB translates to MVARIAQVLAHKILDALPQTQCQRCGYPDCAAYAQAIASEGEAINRCPPGGSEGVARLAALTGQAVLPLDPVCGSEGPMTVAVIDEDWCIGCTLCLKACPTDAILGGNKRMHTVIANHCTGCELCIPVCPVDCIHMDPVGEAETQQRTGWAAWTQEQATTARQRYDFHQMRMRREARENDERLAAKARAKLADLPAHSLLTDPAQLERKRALIEAALAAAARRAQAAHPSHEDEAHRPDAPTQA, encoded by the coding sequence ATGGTTGCCCGCATCGCCCAAGTCCTGGCCCACAAGATCCTCGACGCCCTGCCACAGACCCAGTGCCAACGCTGCGGCTACCCGGACTGCGCGGCCTACGCGCAAGCCATCGCCAGTGAAGGCGAGGCCATCAACCGCTGTCCACCTGGTGGCAGCGAAGGAGTGGCACGGCTCGCGGCCTTGACCGGACAAGCCGTGTTGCCGCTGGACCCGGTCTGCGGCAGCGAAGGCCCGATGACGGTGGCCGTGATCGACGAGGACTGGTGCATCGGCTGCACGCTCTGCCTCAAGGCCTGCCCGACCGACGCCATCCTCGGCGGCAACAAGCGCATGCACACCGTCATCGCGAACCACTGCACGGGCTGTGAGCTGTGCATTCCGGTCTGTCCGGTGGACTGCATCCACATGGACCCGGTGGGCGAGGCTGAAACGCAGCAGCGCACCGGCTGGGCCGCCTGGACGCAGGAACAAGCGACCACGGCACGCCAGCGCTATGACTTCCACCAGATGCGCATGCGGCGTGAGGCGCGCGAGAACGACGAACGACTGGCCGCCAAGGCCCGTGCCAAGCTGGCCGACCTGCCCGCACACAGTCTGCTCACCGACCCCGCCCAGCTGGAACGCAAGCGTGCCCTGATCGAAGCCGCCCTGGCGGCGGCCGCTCGGCGAGCCCAGGCCGCGCACCCGTCACACGAAGACGAAGCGCACCGACCCGATGCGCCAACCCAGGCATGA
- a CDS encoding polyhydroxyalkanoate depolymerase, with the protein MLYQLYEAQRSLMEPFADLANVMARSFNNPLVPLAHLPQAQRLAAGYALLHRLGKDYEKPEFGIRTVPVDGVDVAIHERVEMELPFCQLRRFKRFSDDTATLSKLKGQPVVLIVAPLSGHYATLLRDTVRTMLRDHKVYITDWKNARTVPLSEGEFHLDDYVNYVQTFIRYLQSGYGNCHIMSVCQPTVPVLAAVSLMASKGEQLPLSMTMMGGPIDARKSPTAVNNLAMNKSHAWFENNVIYRVPSSFPGAGRRVYPGFLQHAGFVAMNPEHHAKSHYDYFEHLLKGDDASAEAHRAFYDEYNAVLDMDADYYLETIQTVFQDFKLVNGSWDLRDGDGQIRRVRPQDIRDTALLSVEGELDDISGAGQTQAVHGLCTGVPEANKHHYEAQGAGHYGIFSGRRWRDKVYPTVRDFILAHNSLAKPSKGRAAPKAEKSNT; encoded by the coding sequence ATGCTCTACCAACTCTACGAAGCCCAGCGCTCCTTGATGGAGCCTTTCGCCGATCTGGCCAATGTGATGGCCCGGAGCTTCAACAACCCCCTGGTGCCCCTGGCCCACCTGCCGCAGGCCCAGCGCCTCGCGGCCGGATACGCGCTCCTGCACCGCCTGGGCAAGGACTATGAAAAGCCCGAGTTCGGCATCCGCACCGTGCCGGTGGATGGCGTGGACGTGGCCATCCACGAGCGCGTGGAAATGGAACTGCCCTTCTGCCAGTTGCGCCGCTTCAAACGTTTCTCGGACGACACGGCCACCCTGTCCAAGTTGAAGGGGCAGCCCGTCGTGCTGATCGTCGCGCCGCTGTCCGGCCACTATGCGACGCTGCTGCGCGACACCGTGCGCACCATGCTGCGGGATCACAAGGTCTACATCACCGATTGGAAGAATGCGCGCACCGTGCCGCTGTCCGAAGGTGAGTTCCATCTGGACGACTACGTCAATTACGTGCAGACCTTCATCCGTTACCTGCAATCCGGCTACGGCAACTGCCACATCATGAGCGTCTGCCAACCCACGGTGCCGGTGCTGGCCGCAGTGTCCTTGATGGCCAGCAAGGGCGAACAACTGCCGCTGTCCATGACCATGATGGGCGGGCCGATTGACGCGCGCAAATCGCCCACCGCCGTCAACAACCTGGCGATGAACAAGAGCCACGCTTGGTTCGAGAACAACGTGATCTACCGCGTGCCCAGCAGCTTCCCCGGCGCGGGACGGCGCGTGTACCCGGGCTTTCTGCAGCACGCGGGTTTCGTGGCCATGAACCCCGAGCACCACGCCAAGAGCCACTATGACTATTTCGAGCACCTGCTCAAGGGCGACGATGCCAGCGCCGAGGCCCACCGCGCCTTCTATGACGAATACAACGCCGTGCTCGACATGGACGCGGATTACTACCTTGAAACCATCCAGACCGTGTTCCAGGATTTCAAGCTGGTGAACGGAAGCTGGGACCTGCGGGACGGCGATGGGCAGATCCGGCGGGTGCGCCCGCAGGACATCCGGGACACGGCCCTGCTGTCGGTGGAGGGGGAGCTGGACGACATCTCCGGCGCGGGCCAGACCCAGGCCGTGCACGGCCTGTGCACCGGCGTGCCCGAAGCCAACAAACACCACTACGAAGCCCAGGGCGCGGGGCACTACGGCATCTTCTCGGGCCGACGCTGGCGCGACAAGGTTTACCCCACCGTGCGTGATTTCATCCTCGCCCACAACAGCCTAGCCAAGCCGTCCAAGGGCCGAGCCGCGCCAAAAGCCGAAAAATCCAATACCTGA
- the ygiD gene encoding 4,5-DOPA dioxygenase extradiol, which produces MSTAIPGLAASPSDVPMPVLFIGHGSPMNAIEDNSYRRSWQALGAAFGEGGRWPRPRLILCISAHWLSHDWWLTGQARPRTIHDFGGFPAELFAQQYPAPGAPEAARAIAQWLGEDWGVALDEGMGEQGWGFDHGSWGVLKPMFPAADIPMIQLSMDYHRSPADHFALGTRLAALREHGVLIVGSGNIVHNLRAARWGASDDSAAYDWARTFDAEITRRIEAGELADLADFQHLGDAARLSHPTHEHFLPLLYAAGAADAQRDRVEFFNVGIQMASISMRSVIWSRGA; this is translated from the coding sequence ATGTCCACCGCCATCCCAGGCCTTGCGGCGTCGCCCAGCGATGTCCCCATGCCCGTGCTCTTCATCGGCCACGGCAGCCCGATGAACGCCATCGAGGACAACAGCTACCGCCGCAGCTGGCAGGCTCTGGGCGCAGCTTTTGGCGAGGGCGGCCGCTGGCCGCGGCCACGGCTCATTCTCTGCATCTCGGCGCACTGGTTGTCGCATGACTGGTGGCTGACCGGGCAAGCCCGACCGCGCACCATCCACGATTTCGGCGGCTTCCCGGCCGAGCTGTTCGCGCAGCAGTACCCGGCGCCCGGCGCGCCCGAGGCTGCGCGTGCCATCGCGCAATGGCTGGGCGAGGACTGGGGCGTGGCCCTGGACGAGGGCATGGGGGAACAAGGCTGGGGTTTTGATCATGGCAGTTGGGGCGTGCTCAAGCCCATGTTTCCCGCCGCCGACATTCCCATGATTCAGCTCAGCATGGACTACCACCGTTCACCGGCGGACCATTTCGCCCTCGGCACGCGGCTGGCTGCCTTGCGCGAGCATGGCGTGCTGATTGTGGGCAGCGGCAACATCGTGCACAACCTGCGGGCGGCCCGCTGGGGCGCGTCGGACGACAGCGCGGCCTACGACTGGGCCCGAACCTTTGACGCAGAAATCACCCGCCGCATCGAGGCCGGTGAGCTGGCCGACTTGGCGGATTTCCAGCACTTGGGCGACGCCGCCCGTCTCTCCCATCCCACGCATGAACACTTTCTGCCTTTGTTGTACGCGGCAGGTGCCGCCGACGCGCAGCGAGACAGGGTCGAGTTCTTCAACGTGGGGATCCAAATGGCTTCGATTTCCATGCGCTCGGTGATCTGGAGTCGGGGCGCGTGA
- a CDS encoding bifunctional diguanylate cyclase/phosphodiesterase, with product MAHLFKHLSLKARLLLTILPLVVSGLWLLAVRVTGVMQSELEQMLAAQLSTTVEYVSTDLDSKIQLRQDSMALIAAGITPALLTSPSALSAYLQQKRMPLSIFPTGVFAANADGVIVGEQIPLPGRLGGLITTSSYFLQTMRTGEPVISEPRLGQVAQRPIVFMTEPLKNAAGRTVGVLAAAMYPGDSHLFGKLESIKLGESGHFVVLAPQHNLIVSATDQSRVMQAIPTRGLNPLLDRRLDQGYDGPGVSVTSQGVETFSVSRRMKTTGWLVLAGVPTQEAFASIAALRWQVYLAAFLLSVLVALALYEILRRQWAPIDAAGARIRRMTEGREPFAPLPIERKDEMGSLLDDFNELILWRKKAEHQMEYLAHHDTLTGLPNRVLVQDRFVQAKSRADRDGAKLALLFLDLDGFKTINDSLGHGVGDALLRQIAERLGGCVRDSDTISRLGGDEFLVLLSGIASADDTGPVLLKLLERLHEPARVDGRELSTSVSIGVAIYPDDGRDFDTLLKKADMAMYRAKDAGRNTYRYFDEQMNVEAVEQLALRSDLRHALERSEFVLHYQPQIELATGRVVGAEALVRWNHPERGMVMPMRFIPAAEESGLIIPLGAWVMHEACRQAAAWRRAGLPSLVMAVNLSAVQFRRGDVEQTVIAVLEAAGLPPEWLELELTESILIHESEGVLATVRRLKQQGVRFSIDDFGTGYSSLSYLKRFEIDKLKIDRSFVRDLAVDADDAAIVRAIIQMARSLGLSTIAEGVETDEMLSRLRAFGCDEAQGYYFARPMPVQEFEHYLHEQNARAD from the coding sequence ATGGCCCACCTCTTCAAACACCTGAGTCTCAAGGCCCGGCTCCTGCTGACGATTTTGCCGCTGGTGGTCTCCGGGCTCTGGTTGCTGGCAGTGCGGGTGACGGGCGTGATGCAGAGCGAGCTCGAGCAGATGCTGGCGGCTCAGCTGTCCACGACCGTGGAGTACGTGTCCACCGATCTGGACAGCAAGATCCAGTTGCGCCAGGACAGCATGGCGCTCATCGCGGCGGGCATCACGCCTGCGCTGCTGACTTCGCCGTCGGCCTTGTCAGCCTATCTTCAGCAAAAGAGGATGCCCTTGAGCATCTTCCCGACCGGCGTGTTCGCTGCCAACGCCGACGGGGTCATCGTCGGTGAGCAGATTCCCTTGCCGGGTCGATTGGGCGGCCTGATCACCACCAGCTCCTATTTCCTGCAGACCATGCGAACCGGTGAGCCGGTCATCAGCGAGCCGCGCCTGGGGCAAGTGGCCCAGAGGCCGATCGTGTTCATGACCGAACCCTTGAAGAACGCCGCGGGTCGCACGGTGGGGGTGCTGGCCGCAGCCATGTACCCAGGGGACAGCCATTTGTTCGGCAAGTTGGAGTCGATCAAACTGGGCGAATCGGGCCATTTCGTAGTGCTGGCGCCCCAGCACAATCTCATTGTTTCGGCCACTGACCAGTCCCGGGTCATGCAAGCCATTCCGACCCGGGGCCTGAATCCCTTGCTGGACCGGCGTCTTGACCAGGGGTATGACGGCCCCGGCGTGTCGGTCACGTCCCAGGGCGTGGAGACGTTCTCGGTCAGCCGCCGCATGAAGACCACCGGCTGGCTGGTGCTGGCCGGCGTGCCGACCCAGGAAGCCTTTGCCTCCATCGCCGCCTTGCGCTGGCAGGTCTATCTGGCGGCCTTCCTGCTGTCGGTGCTGGTGGCCCTGGCGCTTTACGAGATCCTGCGGCGGCAGTGGGCGCCCATCGACGCGGCCGGCGCGCGCATCCGGCGCATGACCGAGGGCCGCGAGCCCTTCGCACCCTTGCCGATCGAGCGCAAGGACGAGATGGGGTCCCTGCTGGACGACTTCAATGAGCTCATCCTCTGGCGCAAGAAGGCGGAGCATCAGATGGAATACCTGGCGCACCACGACACCTTGACCGGCCTGCCCAACCGGGTGCTGGTCCAGGATCGGTTCGTGCAGGCCAAGTCCCGGGCGGACCGCGATGGCGCGAAGCTTGCGCTGCTCTTCCTGGACCTTGACGGTTTCAAGACCATCAACGATTCCTTGGGGCATGGCGTGGGGGATGCCCTGCTGCGGCAGATCGCCGAGCGTCTGGGCGGCTGCGTGCGTGACAGCGACACCATCAGCCGTCTGGGGGGCGATGAGTTCCTCGTGCTCCTGTCCGGCATCGCGAGCGCCGACGACACGGGCCCCGTGCTGCTCAAGCTGTTGGAGCGGTTGCACGAACCGGCACGCGTGGACGGGCGGGAGTTGTCGACGTCGGTGTCAATTGGCGTGGCCATCTATCCGGACGATGGCCGTGATTTCGATACCTTGCTCAAGAAAGCCGACATGGCCATGTACCGGGCCAAGGACGCGGGGCGCAACACCTATCGCTACTTTGACGAGCAGATGAACGTCGAAGCGGTCGAGCAATTGGCCTTGCGCAGCGATCTCCGGCACGCCCTGGAGCGCTCCGAATTCGTGCTGCACTACCAGCCGCAGATCGAACTGGCGACGGGGCGCGTGGTGGGCGCCGAGGCGTTGGTCCGCTGGAACCATCCGGAGCGGGGGATGGTGATGCCGATGCGTTTCATACCTGCGGCGGAAGAGAGTGGCCTGATCATTCCGCTGGGCGCCTGGGTCATGCACGAAGCCTGCCGCCAGGCTGCCGCCTGGCGTCGGGCGGGCTTGCCCTCACTGGTGATGGCGGTCAATCTCTCGGCCGTCCAGTTCAGGCGAGGTGACGTCGAGCAGACCGTGATCGCCGTGCTGGAGGCCGCTGGGCTGCCTCCCGAATGGCTGGAGCTGGAGTTGACCGAGTCCATCCTGATTCACGAGTCCGAAGGTGTGCTGGCCACGGTGCGGCGACTCAAGCAGCAGGGGGTGCGCTTCTCGATCGACGATTTCGGCACGGGGTATTCCAGCCTGTCCTACCTCAAGCGTTTCGAGATCGACAAACTCAAGATCGACCGTTCCTTCGTGCGTGACCTGGCGGTGGACGCGGATGACGCGGCCATCGTCCGTGCCATCATCCAGATGGCACGCAGCCTGGGCCTGTCTACGATCGCCGAAGGCGTCGAGACCGACGAAATGCTGTCGCGCTTGCGCGCCTTTGGCTGTGACGAGGCCCAGGGCTATTACTTCGCGCGGCCCATGCCCGTCCAGGAGTTCGAGCACTACCTCCACGAGCAGAACGCGCGTGCCGATTGA
- a CDS encoding amino acid aminotransferase, translated as MSLFSAVEMAPRDPILGLNEQYGADANPNKVNLGVGVYYDDNGKLPLLQCVQAAEKALMDKPAARGYLPIDGIAAYDAAVKSLVFGTDSEPVKGGRVATVQGLGGTGGLKIGADFLKKLNPKAKVLISDPSWENHRALFTQAGFEVASYRYYDAAKRGIDFDGMLADLKAAAPGTVVVLHACCHNPTGYDITPAQWDQVIAVVKAGQLTPFLDMAYQGFGAGLAEDGAVIGKFVAAGLLFFVSTSFSKSFSLYGERVGALSVLCASKEETDRVLSQLKIMIRTNYSNPPTHGGAVVAAVLNNPELRALWEKELGEMRQRIKLMRQKLVDGLKAAGVKQDMSFITQQVGMFSYSGLTKEQMVRLRNEFGVYGTDTGRMCVAALNSKNLDYVCKAIAQVI; from the coding sequence ATGTCTCTCTTCTCCGCCGTCGAGATGGCGCCGCGCGACCCGATCCTGGGTCTGAACGAACAATACGGCGCCGACGCCAATCCCAACAAGGTCAACCTCGGCGTGGGCGTGTATTACGACGACAACGGCAAACTGCCTTTGCTGCAATGCGTGCAAGCGGCGGAAAAGGCGCTGATGGACAAACCTGCGGCGCGCGGTTACCTGCCGATCGATGGCATCGCGGCCTATGACGCGGCGGTCAAGAGCCTGGTCTTCGGCACCGACAGCGAGCCCGTCAAGGGCGGCCGCGTCGCCACCGTGCAGGGCCTGGGCGGCACCGGCGGCCTGAAGATTGGCGCGGACTTCCTCAAGAAGCTCAACCCCAAGGCCAAGGTGCTGATCTCCGACCCGAGCTGGGAAAACCACCGCGCCCTGTTCACGCAAGCCGGCTTCGAGGTCGCCAGCTATCGCTACTACGACGCGGCCAAGCGCGGCATCGACTTCGACGGCATGCTGGCCGATCTGAAGGCCGCTGCGCCGGGCACCGTCGTCGTGCTGCACGCCTGCTGCCACAACCCCACAGGTTATGACATCACGCCCGCGCAGTGGGATCAGGTGATCGCCGTCGTCAAGGCCGGCCAGCTGACGCCCTTCCTGGACATGGCGTACCAGGGCTTTGGCGCCGGCTTGGCCGAGGACGGCGCGGTGATCGGCAAGTTTGTCGCCGCGGGCCTGCTGTTCTTCGTCTCCACCAGCTTCTCCAAGAGCTTCAGCCTCTATGGCGAACGCGTGGGCGCGCTCTCCGTGCTTTGCGCGAGCAAGGAAGAAACCGATCGCGTGCTCTCGCAGCTCAAGATCATGATCCGCACCAACTACAGCAACCCGCCGACGCACGGTGGTGCGGTGGTGGCCGCGGTGCTGAACAACCCCGAGCTGCGCGCCCTGTGGGAGAAGGAACTGGGCGAGATGCGCCAGCGCATCAAGCTGATGCGCCAGAAGCTGGTGGACGGCCTCAAGGCCGCCGGCGTGAAGCAGGACATGAGCTTCATCACCCAGCAAGTCGGCATGTTCAGCTACTCCGGCCTGACGAAGGAGCAGATGGTGCGCCTGCGCAATGAGTTCGGCGTCTACGGCACGGACACCGGCCGCATGTGCGTGGCCGCGCTCAACAGCAAGAACCTGGACTACGTCTGCAAGGCGATCGCGCAAGTGATCTGA
- the iscR gene encoding Fe-S cluster assembly transcriptional regulator IscR produces MRLTTKGRFAVTAMIDLALRQSNGPVTLAAISQRQQISLSYLEQLFGKLRRHELVESTRGPGGGYTLARKAGDITVADIILSVDEPLDATQCGGKENCQGSDGGRCMTHELWSALNTRMVEFLDSVTLQKLVDDQLAKGLVVEDKPAIKRAISVAPMVKPVRVNAPNSVFALGNAFKS; encoded by the coding sequence ATGCGCCTCACGACCAAAGGCCGTTTTGCGGTCACTGCCATGATTGACTTGGCCCTGCGCCAGAGCAATGGCCCCGTGACCCTGGCGGCCATCAGCCAGCGCCAGCAAATCTCTTTGTCCTATCTGGAGCAGCTGTTCGGCAAGCTGCGCCGCCATGAGCTGGTGGAGTCCACCCGCGGTCCGGGCGGTGGGTACACCCTGGCGCGCAAGGCCGGTGATATTACCGTGGCCGACATCATTCTGTCGGTGGACGAACCTCTGGATGCCACCCAGTGCGGGGGCAAGGAAAACTGCCAGGGCAGCGACGGCGGTCGGTGCATGACACACGAGCTGTGGTCGGCGCTGAACACCCGCATGGTCGAGTTCCTGGATTCCGTCACGCTGCAGAAGCTGGTGGACGATCAACTGGCCAAGGGCCTCGTGGTGGAAGACAAGCCCGCCATCAAGCGAGCGATTTCGGTGGCGCCCATGGTCAAGCCCGTGCGCGTCAACGCGCCGAACTCGGTTTTCGCGCTGGGCAACGCCTTCAAATCCTGA
- a CDS encoding IscS subfamily cysteine desulfurase — protein sequence MDMTPHFPIYMDYGATTPVDPRVVDAMIPWLREHFGNPASRSHAWGWEAEEAVEKARGHVAELIGADPREIVWTSGATESINLALKGAAQFYKEKGKHLITLKTEHKAVLDTMRELERQGFDVTYMDVKEDGLLDLEALKAAIRPDTILISVLFVNNEIGVIQDIPAIGALCREKGILLHVDAAQATGRVEIDMSKLPIDLMSMTAHKTYGPKGIGALYVRRKPRVRIEAQMHGGGHERGMRSGTLPTHQIVGMGEAFRIAKLEMAQDLEKARRLQQRLLDGLKDIEQVYINGNLERRVPQNLNMSFNFVEGESLIMGIKGLAVSSGSACTSASLEPSYVLRALGRSDELAHSSLRMTIGRFTTDEEIDYAITTIKHNVAKLRELSPLWEMFKDGVDLSTIQWAAH from the coding sequence ATGGACATGACGCCTCATTTCCCTATCTACATGGACTACGGCGCGACCACGCCGGTGGACCCGCGCGTGGTGGACGCGATGATTCCTTGGTTGCGTGAGCACTTCGGCAATCCGGCCTCGCGCAGCCATGCCTGGGGTTGGGAGGCGGAAGAGGCCGTCGAGAAGGCCCGTGGTCATGTGGCCGAGTTGATCGGCGCCGATCCGCGCGAAATCGTCTGGACTTCGGGCGCGACCGAATCGATCAATCTCGCGCTCAAGGGCGCGGCCCAGTTCTACAAGGAAAAAGGCAAGCACCTCATCACCCTCAAGACCGAGCACAAGGCCGTGCTCGATACGATGCGTGAACTCGAGCGGCAGGGCTTTGACGTCACCTACATGGACGTCAAGGAAGACGGTCTGCTGGACCTTGAGGCGCTCAAGGCGGCCATCCGGCCCGACACCATCCTGATCAGCGTGCTTTTCGTGAACAACGAGATCGGCGTGATCCAGGACATCCCGGCCATCGGCGCGCTGTGCCGCGAGAAGGGCATCCTGCTGCACGTGGACGCTGCCCAGGCCACGGGTCGTGTCGAGATCGACATGAGCAAACTGCCCATCGACCTGATGAGCATGACGGCCCACAAGACCTACGGCCCCAAGGGCATTGGCGCCCTGTATGTGCGGCGCAAGCCGCGCGTTCGCATCGAGGCGCAGATGCACGGTGGCGGACATGAGCGCGGCATGCGTTCGGGCACGCTGCCCACCCACCAGATCGTGGGCATGGGCGAGGCCTTTCGCATCGCCAAGCTGGAGATGGCCCAGGATCTGGAAAAGGCGCGTCGTCTGCAGCAGCGCCTGCTCGATGGCCTGAAAGACATCGAACAGGTCTACATCAATGGCAACCTCGAGCGTCGCGTGCCGCAGAACCTGAACATGAGCTTCAATTTCGTCGAGGGCGAGTCGCTCATCATGGGCATCAAGGGCTTGGCGGTGTCGTCCGGCTCGGCCTGCACCTCGGCCAGCCTGGAGCCCAGCTATGTGCTGCGCGCGCTGGGTCGCAGCGACGAACTCGCACACAGCAGCCTGCGCATGACCATCGGTCGTTTCACGACCGACGAGGAAATCGATTACGCGATCACCACCATCAAGCACAACGTGGCCAAGCTGCGGGAGTTGAGCCCCTTGTGGGAAATGTTCAAGGACGGTGTTGACTTGAGCACGATCCAGTGGGCTGCGCATTGA
- the iscU gene encoding Fe-S cluster assembly scaffold IscU encodes MAYSDKVIDHYENPRNVGSFDKGDDTIGTGMVGAPACGDVMKLQIKVNPSTGVIEDARFKTYGCGSAIASSSLVTEWVKGKTLDQAAALKNSQIAEELALPPVKVHCSILAEDAIKAAVDDYRKKHAQVAA; translated from the coding sequence ATGGCTTACTCAGACAAGGTCATCGACCACTACGAAAACCCGCGCAACGTCGGCTCTTTCGACAAGGGTGACGACACGATCGGCACCGGCATGGTGGGTGCCCCCGCCTGCGGTGACGTGATGAAGCTGCAGATCAAAGTGAACCCGTCCACCGGGGTGATCGAGGACGCCCGTTTCAAGACGTATGGCTGCGGTTCCGCGATCGCCTCCAGCTCGCTCGTGACCGAATGGGTCAAGGGCAAGACGCTGGACCAGGCGGCTGCGCTCAAGAACAGCCAGATCGCCGAGGAACTGGCCTTGCCCCCCGTGAAGGTGCATTGCTCCATCCTGGCCGAGGATGCGATCAAGGCGGCGGTGGACGACTACCGCAAGAAGCACGCGCAGGTCGCGGCCTGA
- the iscA gene encoding iron-sulfur cluster assembly protein IscA encodes MAVTLTESAARHVSRYLSRRGKGVGVRLGVKTTGCSGLAYKLEYVDDVAPEDIVFEDQGVKVLVDPKSLSYIDGTQLDYVREGLNEGFKFHNPNERDRCGCGESFRV; translated from the coding sequence ATGGCTGTTACTTTGACTGAATCCGCTGCCCGTCACGTGAGTCGCTACCTGAGCCGGCGCGGCAAGGGTGTGGGCGTGCGCCTGGGCGTGAAGACCACGGGCTGTTCCGGCCTGGCCTACAAGCTGGAGTACGTGGACGATGTCGCGCCCGAGGACATCGTGTTCGAGGACCAAGGCGTCAAGGTGCTGGTCGATCCGAAGAGCCTGTCCTACATCGACGGCACCCAACTTGACTACGTGCGCGAGGGCCTGAACGAAGGGTTCAAGTTCCACAATCCGAACGAGCGTGACCGTTGCGGTTGTGGCGAGTCGTTCCGCGTCTGA